One Microlunatus soli genomic window carries:
- the paaE gene encoding 1,2-phenylacetyl-CoA epoxidase subunit PaaE, with protein sequence MIKVPEPVEGHSGRPTFHPLTVAEIDQLTDDAVAITFDVPSALAARYDFAAGQSLTLRRIVDGTDERRTYSICAPVGSRPRIGVREIPNGLFSRWLVHQVRPGDVIEVQPPSGNLRADRVAGKRHLCIAAGSGITPMLSVASSVLERGAEVTLLYGNRTSTSVMFAEDLADLKNSHPSRFDLIHVLSREPRDVDLFSGRLDADRLRRLLTELVPVAGMDHVWLCGPFGLLTDARTVLAELGVPGSAVHVELFYVDQPPPELRHPDRQLRGQTSAVTVVLDGRSTTTAMAGDRSLLDSAQQTRADLPFACKGGVCGTCRAKLCDGEVDMIRNYALGPDELDQGFVLTCQSYPLSDSVTVDFDA encoded by the coding sequence GTGATCAAGGTCCCTGAGCCTGTCGAAGGGCACTCGGGCAGGCCCACGTTCCATCCGCTGACCGTCGCCGAGATCGATCAGCTGACCGACGACGCGGTCGCGATCACCTTCGATGTGCCGTCGGCGTTGGCCGCCCGGTACGACTTCGCCGCCGGTCAGTCCTTGACTCTGCGCCGCATCGTCGACGGGACGGACGAACGCCGGACCTATTCGATCTGTGCTCCGGTCGGCAGCCGGCCACGGATCGGTGTCCGGGAGATCCCCAACGGGCTGTTCTCCCGCTGGCTGGTGCACCAGGTCAGACCCGGTGACGTGATCGAGGTCCAGCCGCCCAGCGGCAATCTCCGGGCCGATCGGGTCGCCGGCAAGCGGCACCTCTGCATCGCCGCCGGGTCCGGGATCACGCCGATGTTGTCGGTGGCGTCGTCGGTGCTGGAGCGAGGCGCCGAGGTGACACTCCTCTACGGCAACCGGACCAGCACCTCGGTGATGTTCGCCGAGGACCTGGCCGACCTGAAGAACAGCCATCCGAGCCGGTTCGACCTGATCCACGTGCTGTCCCGCGAACCACGTGACGTCGATCTGTTCTCCGGCCGGCTGGACGCCGACCGGCTGCGCAGACTGCTCACCGAACTGGTGCCGGTGGCCGGCATGGATCACGTCTGGCTGTGCGGCCCGTTCGGTCTGCTCACCGACGCCCGGACGGTCCTGGCCGAGCTCGGTGTGCCCGGCTCGGCAGTGCACGTCGAGTTGTTCTACGTCGACCAGCCACCGCCGGAGCTGCGACATCCGGACCGGCAGCTCCGCGGACAGACCAGTGCCGTCACCGTGGTCCTGGACGGCCGCAGCACCACAACGGCGATGGCCGGCGATCGCAGCCTCCTGGACTCGGCCCAGCAGACCCGGGCCGATCTCCCGTTCGCCTGCAAGGGTGGGGTCTGCGGCACCTGCCGGGCGAAGCTGTGCGACGGTGAGGTCGACATGATCCGCAACTACGCCCTCGGGCCGGACGAGCTGGATCAGGGTTTCGTCCTGACCTGCCAGTCCTACCCGCTCAGCGATTCCGTCACCGTCGACTTCGACGCCTGA
- a CDS encoding thiolase family protein, whose product MTEAFILDGVRTPIGRYGGALSGHRPDDLAALVIGALIRRTAIEPAEVDEVILGAANQAGEDNRNVARMASLLAGLPDSVPGFTVNRLCASGLTSITVARQMIIAGDADLVIAGGVESMTRAPWVTEKPAKPWSRPGASFDTSIGWRFTNPAFDTDTTLTMPQTAERVAAEWQLTREELDAFALRSHQRAVDAIKNGRFAAEIIPVGEVTDDEGPRPDTSAERLAALRPIHAAGGVITAGNSSALNDGAAAVIMISDRYAERHGLTPRARVVAGASVGVPPAIMGIGPVPATRKVLSRTGWTTDDLGAIELNEAFASQSLACIRDLGLDPEVINKDGGAIALGHPLGCSGTRITVTLLGRMERERVDRGLATMCVGVGQGAALLLERV is encoded by the coding sequence ATGACCGAGGCGTTCATCCTGGACGGGGTCCGGACACCGATCGGCCGTTACGGCGGTGCCCTGTCCGGCCACCGGCCCGACGACCTTGCCGCGTTGGTGATCGGCGCCCTGATCCGGCGGACCGCGATCGAGCCTGCCGAGGTCGACGAGGTGATCCTGGGGGCTGCCAACCAGGCCGGTGAGGACAACCGCAACGTGGCGCGGATGGCAAGTCTGCTGGCCGGACTGCCGGACAGCGTCCCCGGCTTCACCGTCAACCGGCTCTGCGCGTCGGGACTGACCTCGATCACCGTGGCCCGGCAGATGATCATCGCCGGCGACGCCGACCTGGTGATCGCCGGCGGGGTGGAGTCGATGACCAGAGCACCCTGGGTCACCGAGAAGCCGGCGAAGCCGTGGTCCCGTCCCGGTGCCAGCTTCGACACCTCGATCGGTTGGCGATTCACCAACCCTGCCTTCGACACCGACACCACGCTGACGATGCCGCAGACCGCAGAACGCGTTGCCGCCGAATGGCAGCTGACCCGCGAGGAGCTGGACGCCTTTGCGCTGCGCTCGCACCAGCGGGCCGTCGACGCAATCAAGAACGGCCGCTTCGCCGCGGAGATCATTCCGGTCGGTGAGGTGACCGACGACGAGGGCCCGCGACCGGACACCAGTGCCGAACGGCTGGCCGCGCTGCGCCCGATCCACGCTGCCGGTGGAGTGATCACGGCCGGCAACTCGAGTGCCCTGAACGACGGCGCGGCCGCAGTGATCATGATCAGTGACCGCTACGCCGAACGACACGGGCTGACGCCGCGGGCACGGGTGGTCGCCGGCGCGAGCGTCGGCGTGCCACCGGCGATCATGGGAATCGGTCCGGTACCGGCCACCCGGAAGGTGCTGTCCCGGACCGGATGGACCACAGATGATCTTGGAGCGATCGAGCTGAACGAGGCGTTCGCCTCGCAGTCCTTGGCCTGCATCCGTGATCTCGGTCTGGATCCGGAAGTGATCAACAAGGACGGCGGCGCGATCGCCCTCGGCCATCCGCTCGGCTGCTCCGGTACCCGGATCACGGTCACCCTGCTGGGGCGGATGGAGCGCGAACGCGTCGATCGTGGACTGGCCACGATGTGTGTCGGCGTCGGCCAGGGCGCAGCACTGTTGCTGGAGCGGGTGTGA
- a CDS encoding 3-hydroxyacyl-CoA dehydrogenase family protein, with protein MTVLPRKIGVYGGGRMGAGIAQAFAVAGADVVIIEADDQAGIAARQRIEKVLATSAEKAGVTAGGTVEVSSAPSDLAGLPLVIEAVPEVAELKRSVLATIAEQTPSAMIASNTSALPIDELADALTDPSRLIGLHFFNPVPVSQLVEVVVGSRTDHDLMTRARGLVEALGKQAITVTDSPGFASSRLGVALALEAIRMLADGVASAEDIDAAMTLGYRHPTGPLRTTDIVGLDVRLAIAEHLERQLGQRFSPPQLLRDKVARGELGRKTGQGFYRW; from the coding sequence ATGACCGTTCTGCCGCGGAAGATCGGTGTTTACGGCGGTGGTCGGATGGGGGCCGGCATCGCCCAGGCCTTCGCGGTCGCCGGCGCCGACGTCGTCATCATCGAGGCCGACGACCAGGCCGGGATCGCCGCCCGGCAACGGATCGAGAAGGTCTTGGCCACCTCGGCGGAGAAGGCCGGAGTGACCGCCGGCGGGACCGTCGAGGTCAGCAGCGCCCCGTCCGATCTGGCCGGGCTGCCGCTGGTGATCGAGGCCGTTCCGGAGGTCGCCGAGCTGAAGCGATCGGTGCTGGCGACGATCGCCGAACAGACCCCGTCGGCGATGATCGCCAGCAACACCAGCGCGTTGCCGATCGACGAACTCGCCGATGCGCTGACCGATCCGTCCCGACTGATCGGACTGCACTTCTTCAACCCGGTGCCGGTCAGCCAATTGGTGGAGGTCGTCGTCGGCAGCCGGACCGATCATGATCTGATGACCCGCGCCCGGGGGCTGGTCGAAGCCCTGGGGAAGCAGGCCATCACGGTCACCGATTCCCCCGGCTTCGCCAGCAGCAGGCTCGGCGTCGCCCTCGCCCTGGAGGCGATCCGGATGCTCGCCGACGGCGTCGCCTCGGCCGAGGACATCGACGCCGCCATGACACTGGGCTATCGGCATCCGACCGGCCCGCTGCGGACCACCGACATCGTAGGACTGGACGTCCGGCTGGCGATCGCCGAACACCTGGAACGTCAACTGGGGCAGCGATTCAGTCCACCGCAACTGCTCCGCGACAAGGTCGCCCGCGGCGAGCTGGGACGCAAGACCGGGCAGGGGTTCTACCGGTGGTGA
- the paaI gene encoding hydroxyphenylacetyl-CoA thioesterase PaaI encodes MVTDSADASRSAGVMWAGDAASAALGMQLEHVGPGTARVSMAVRADMVNGWDVCHGGLIASLADSTFALACNSHGTVTVASGFEIDFLEPAYLGDRLTAEAHERVRRGRSGIYDVTVTRGDTVIALFRGRSRSLQRPVEES; translated from the coding sequence GTGGTGACCGATTCCGCCGATGCGTCCCGCTCCGCCGGCGTCATGTGGGCCGGTGACGCGGCCAGTGCGGCGCTCGGGATGCAGCTCGAACACGTCGGGCCCGGTACGGCGCGGGTCAGCATGGCGGTCCGAGCCGACATGGTCAACGGCTGGGACGTCTGCCACGGCGGGCTGATCGCCAGTCTCGCCGACAGCACCTTCGCCCTGGCCTGCAACAGCCACGGCACCGTGACCGTCGCCTCCGGATTCGAGATCGACTTCCTGGAACCGGCCTACCTGGGTGATCGGCTGACCGCCGAAGCCCACGAGCGCGTACGGCGTGGTCGATCCGGGATCTACGACGTCACCGTCACCCGTGGCGATACGGTGATCGCCCTGTTCCGCGGTCGCAGCCGTTCGCTGCAACGCCCCGTCGAGGAGAGTTGA
- a CDS encoding enoyl-CoA hydratase/isomerase family protein translates to MTDAVRIERAGAVATVTLNRPERRNAMTLELKTALLDALRTVADDHEIRCVVLTGEGKGFCVGQDLAEHAELLQSAHASVFSTVAEHYGPIVELLSGMAKPVIAAVNGTCVGAGLGFALSCDLRIFAEDATLGTAFSGVGLTCDSGLSATLPRSVGEARARELVLLGRTFTPAEAVGWGITGEIVASSAVTETAARLAEQLAAGPTVAYAESKRLLTAGLDGTLAQALAAESTAQNRCGETEDHHNAVRSFLAREQPTFNGR, encoded by the coding sequence ATGACCGATGCCGTACGGATCGAACGTGCCGGAGCCGTAGCCACCGTCACGCTGAATCGTCCGGAACGTCGCAACGCGATGACCCTGGAGCTGAAGACCGCGCTGCTGGACGCACTCCGAACTGTCGCCGATGATCATGAGATCCGCTGCGTGGTGCTGACCGGGGAGGGCAAGGGATTCTGCGTCGGGCAGGACCTGGCCGAGCACGCCGAGCTGCTGCAGTCCGCGCACGCTTCGGTGTTCAGCACGGTCGCCGAGCATTACGGCCCGATCGTCGAACTGCTGTCCGGGATGGCCAAGCCGGTCATCGCCGCGGTCAACGGGACCTGCGTCGGCGCCGGACTCGGCTTCGCGCTGTCCTGCGATCTACGGATCTTCGCCGAGGACGCCACCCTCGGCACCGCCTTCTCCGGCGTCGGCCTGACCTGCGACTCCGGACTGTCGGCCACCCTGCCGCGATCCGTCGGCGAAGCCCGCGCACGCGAACTGGTACTGCTCGGCCGCACCTTCACCCCCGCCGAGGCCGTCGGCTGGGGGATAACCGGCGAGATCGTCGCATCGTCGGCCGTCACCGAGACCGCGGCCCGGCTCGCCGAGCAACTCGCCGCCGGCCCCACCGTCGCCTACGCCGAGTCCAAACGCCTGCTCACCGCCGGCCTGGACGGCACCCTCGCCCAGGCGTTGGCCGCCGAATCAACCGCCCAGAACCGCTGCGGCGAGACCGAAGATCATCACAACGCCGTCCGCTCCTTCCTGGCCCGCGAGCAACCGACGTTCAACGGCCGCTGA
- a CDS encoding pyridoxamine 5'-phosphate oxidase family protein, with the protein MPLTNPWLAGPAPDRELPRDRLEERILNLLSTQNMAVIATVNADGSPAATPVRYYSLGFEIFYTSWNASPKSRNLRRDPRVSAAVFAPLVGQASSRGAQLFGTARTIERDHPDADRYWEAFRWQSEYAERGRPLDQPPADPLTIIAPHRILYTEHWLRRDGFAPRQTWRPA; encoded by the coding sequence ATGCCACTGACCAACCCCTGGCTCGCCGGTCCCGCGCCGGATCGAGAACTCCCACGTGATCGACTCGAGGAACGCATCCTCAACCTGCTCTCCACCCAGAACATGGCCGTGATCGCGACCGTCAACGCCGACGGCTCACCCGCGGCGACACCGGTGCGGTACTACAGCCTCGGCTTCGAGATCTTCTACACCAGTTGGAACGCGTCGCCGAAGTCGCGCAACCTCCGCCGCGATCCTCGCGTCTCCGCGGCTGTCTTCGCTCCCCTGGTCGGACAGGCCAGCAGTCGTGGCGCCCAGCTCTTCGGGACTGCGCGCACGATCGAGCGGGATCATCCCGACGCGGATCGTTACTGGGAGGCGTTCCGGTGGCAGTCCGAATACGCCGAACGCGGCCGTCCACTCGATCAGCCGCCGGCCGATCCGTTGACGATCATCGCCCCGCACCGGATCCTTTACACCGAACACTGGCTTCGTCGGGACGGATTCGCACCCCGGCAGACCTGGCGGCCGGCATGA
- a CDS encoding aminoglycoside phosphotransferase family protein, with protein MTMHADQLHVDPGIVRGLLDAQFPQWRGLPISQLETPGTVNAIFRVGTDLAARFPLVGDDPAQTRTILMSEADASLELAPAIGVPIPEPVVIGEPGPDYPLPWAVQTWLSGHDATVEDPAESDAFADDLVELIAGMRALDTRGRRFAGIGRGGHLPNHDDWLEVCFDNSEELLDVPLLRRIWADLRALPEVDADAMCHRDLIPPNLLIDNGRLVGVLDCGGFGPADPALDLVAAWHLLAAPQREILRRGLGSGDLQWRRGMEWAFQQAMGLVWYYLESNPTMSRWGRRTLDRIVEAWDDHE; from the coding sequence ATGACGATGCACGCCGACCAGCTTCATGTCGACCCGGGCATCGTCCGGGGTCTGCTCGATGCACAGTTTCCGCAGTGGCGTGGTTTGCCGATCAGCCAACTGGAGACACCGGGGACGGTGAACGCGATCTTCCGCGTCGGCACCGACCTGGCTGCCCGGTTCCCGCTGGTCGGCGACGATCCTGCGCAGACCCGTACGATCCTGATGTCCGAGGCGGACGCCTCGCTGGAACTGGCCCCGGCCATCGGCGTACCGATCCCGGAGCCGGTGGTGATCGGCGAACCGGGCCCGGACTATCCGCTGCCATGGGCTGTGCAGACCTGGTTGTCCGGCCACGATGCGACGGTCGAGGACCCTGCGGAGTCGGACGCGTTCGCCGACGACCTGGTCGAACTGATCGCCGGGATGCGCGCCCTGGACACACGGGGTCGGCGCTTCGCCGGTATCGGTCGTGGCGGGCACCTACCGAATCACGACGACTGGCTGGAGGTGTGTTTCGACAACAGCGAAGAGCTGCTCGACGTGCCACTGCTGCGGCGGATCTGGGCCGACCTTCGCGCGCTGCCCGAGGTCGACGCCGACGCGATGTGTCATCGCGATCTCATCCCGCCCAATCTGCTCATCGACAACGGTCGTCTTGTCGGGGTGCTGGACTGCGGCGGCTTCGGCCCGGCAGACCCGGCCCTGGATCTGGTGGCGGCCTGGCATCTGCTGGCGGCGCCGCAGCGCGAGATCCTCCGTCGCGGGCTCGGATCCGGTGATCTTCAGTGGCGGCGCGGGATGGAATGGGCGTTCCAGCAGGCGATGGGTCTGGTCTGGTACTACCTCGAGTCCAACCCGACGATGAGTCGGTGGGGCCGGCGCACCCTGGACCGCATCGTCGAGGCCTGGGACGACCATGAGTGA
- a CDS encoding phosphotransferase, whose protein sequence is MHRTNLSQLGTPVRPMVRVSGGFANRLHRLDTDQGSFAVKEMNLLDRRETYHLQDVFRFERAAFAAGIPMPEPVLADDDILVHRWVDGETMPVAPVSPAYAFEIGEILARIHALDVDWPHPLIEEPTPRDWPELAERAAASGQPWAAELAARLDTFLAIADLVAGCVRPGPVVLTHKDIQPWNLLARDGRPVLLDWELSGLLDLSGELGSTALSLAKGPGLDSIEPTVFRTVLDGYVAAGGALPPPGPSWFVFLIGGWLGHTRWNILRCLAGVEAGTGPDLALSHQVVADGVRGLPIMFDRLPELQSLLT, encoded by the coding sequence GTGCATCGGACGAATCTCTCGCAGCTCGGCACCCCGGTCCGGCCGATGGTCCGGGTCAGCGGCGGATTCGCCAACCGACTCCATCGGCTCGACACCGATCAGGGATCCTTTGCGGTGAAGGAAATGAACCTCCTCGACCGCCGCGAGACCTACCACCTCCAGGACGTGTTCCGGTTCGAACGGGCCGCGTTCGCGGCCGGCATCCCGATGCCGGAACCGGTGCTGGCCGACGACGACATCCTCGTCCATCGCTGGGTCGACGGCGAGACGATGCCCGTGGCGCCGGTCTCGCCGGCGTACGCGTTCGAGATCGGCGAGATCCTCGCTCGGATCCACGCGCTCGACGTCGACTGGCCGCACCCGCTCATCGAGGAGCCGACTCCGCGGGACTGGCCCGAACTCGCCGAACGAGCCGCAGCGAGCGGGCAGCCGTGGGCAGCCGAACTCGCCGCCCGGCTGGACACCTTTCTGGCGATCGCCGACCTGGTCGCCGGCTGCGTGCGGCCGGGTCCGGTCGTGCTGACCCACAAGGACATCCAGCCGTGGAACCTGCTGGCCCGCGACGGCCGTCCGGTGCTGCTGGACTGGGAGCTCTCCGGACTGCTCGATCTGTCCGGAGAGCTCGGGTCGACCGCGCTGAGCCTGGCGAAGGGACCCGGTCTGGACAGCATCGAGCCGACCGTCTTCCGAACCGTCCTGGACGGCTACGTCGCCGCCGGTGGCGCGCTGCCACCACCCGGGCCGAGCTGGTTCGTCTTCTTGATCGGCGGCTGGCTCGGCCACACCCGGTGGAACATCCTGCGCTGCCTCGCCGGTGTCGAGGCAGGCACCGGACCCGACCTCGCGCTGTCGCACCAGGTCGTGGCCGACGGCGTCCGCGGCCTGCCGATCATGTTCGACCGGCTCCCGGAGCTGCAGTCGCTGCTCACCTGA
- a CDS encoding VOC family protein, translated as MSTIVGRFIRHELRTVDPATAIAFYEGLFGWTTEPYPMGRIIRAGATVIGGISEVKPGLGGHWTPYIGAADVDAVATAAAQAGGIVTTGEPADVPGLGRLAPILDRDMSIFCSFAPLEPSEPATSGFVWDRLRTPDVAAAADFYAGTVGWQATVAPDGAAAVFDATDGTRVAEALAVADGEPTGWLPFVGVADLETARGTATRLGGTATESAAIAGVGSYAVVTDPEGATLAVFEPEH; from the coding sequence ATGTCCACCATCGTCGGCCGCTTCATCCGGCACGAACTTCGCACCGTCGATCCGGCCACCGCAATCGCCTTCTACGAGGGCCTGTTCGGCTGGACCACCGAGCCCTACCCGATGGGCCGGATCATCCGCGCCGGCGCAACCGTGATCGGCGGGATCAGTGAGGTCAAGCCGGGACTCGGCGGCCATTGGACGCCGTACATCGGCGCCGCCGACGTGGACGCCGTCGCCACGGCCGCGGCGCAGGCCGGTGGCATCGTCACCACCGGTGAGCCTGCCGATGTGCCGGGTCTCGGGCGGCTCGCACCGATCTTGGATCGGGACATGTCGATCTTCTGCTCGTTCGCGCCGCTGGAGCCGTCGGAGCCTGCGACGAGCGGCTTCGTGTGGGATCGGCTGCGCACTCCCGATGTTGCCGCGGCTGCCGACTTCTACGCCGGCACGGTCGGCTGGCAGGCCACCGTGGCACCGGACGGTGCAGCGGCCGTCTTCGACGCGACCGACGGCACCCGGGTGGCGGAGGCGCTGGCTGTTGCCGACGGCGAACCCACCGGCTGGCTGCCGTTCGTGGGCGTCGCGGATCTGGAGACCGCCCGCGGCACCGCGACCCGGCTCGGCGGCACCGCGACCGAGTCGGCCGCGATCGCCGGCGTCGGTTCGTACGCCGTCGTCACCGATCCCGAGGGCGCGACGCTCGCCGTGTTCGAGCCTGAGCACTGA
- a CDS encoding MarR family winged helix-turn-helix transcriptional regulator — protein MSRPNGMPADAHDVYRRYLSAVVLHGQASANAVGLGATDLYAMNLLALGGSMTSGALARRTGLTTGATTRLIDRLEKTGHLRRVIDPADRRKIMVEPVGPGTEDVDTAVDPARREVGELFATYTEEQLATLFDYFARATEAYHRAITELRDDAPDRHIDARPDAQ, from the coding sequence ATGTCAAGACCGAACGGGATGCCCGCAGACGCCCACGACGTCTATCGGCGTTATCTGAGCGCGGTCGTGTTGCACGGGCAGGCCAGCGCCAACGCGGTCGGGCTCGGCGCAACCGACCTGTACGCGATGAACCTGCTCGCGCTCGGCGGCTCGATGACCTCCGGGGCGCTGGCCCGCCGTACCGGTCTGACCACCGGCGCCACGACCCGCCTGATCGACCGCCTGGAGAAGACCGGTCACCTCCGACGGGTGATCGATCCGGCGGACCGGCGCAAGATCATGGTGGAACCGGTCGGTCCCGGCACCGAGGACGTCGACACCGCTGTCGACCCGGCCCGCCGCGAGGTCGGCGAGCTGTTCGCGACCTACACCGAGGAGCAGCTCGCGACCCTGTTCGACTACTTCGCGCGGGCCACCGAGGCCTACCACCGCGCCATCACCGAACTCCGTGATGATGCACCCGATCGGCACATCGACGCACGCCCCGATGCACAATGA